A genomic segment from Actinoplanes sichuanensis encodes:
- a CDS encoding LamG-like jellyroll fold domain-containing protein, whose protein sequence is MRAWKVPVLAVILAATPATPVLAAADLPAPVLAYEFDSAGPTITDSSGNGLDGTLVNPGTAVFADGALTLPGGAPTSNGAYVTIPRKALEGRTELTVATRVKWDGTTAPWQWIYALGKDNGRYLFSTPYNGDGRLRTAITKGGGGAESQVTGSAALPANAWKSLTVTLGGGRLTTYLDGVAVAATTTTLTAADLLDAGTTSAGFVGKSFYPDPLFDGAIDSFRLYGTALTADQVVTESGVTPPSVTGIAETAFDVRTTIGTAPALPATVNGTFTDGYDRSVPISWAPVDPARYAQRGTFTVAGTAAGRAVTATVTVIREGELVIDLADSTGPFHGGASGTLYGLYGDGVPTNNLIEGMRLRTVSTKAQDGPQHPGADALEVVKPLADSTGGDTYIYMTDIHRGFPYQWPGSTPAEKLSLFKEKIAKQVDQVLTLAPEYQDNVVFVPFNEPEGNMFGTGEWSYNGVSWLSDPDDYFQAWDDVYALIKGRMPAARIAGPNTSILFDQVKGFLTHTVAAGTVPDVITWHELSHPEAVRDSVAKYREWEKTIIGRELPININEYAFNYHTSVPGQMIQWISAIEESKVDADIAYWNIDGNLSDSAVQANRGNGQWWLYNAYGGMTGDTVRVTPPYPGRNYSLQGVASLDKAKKQARAIFGGATSAGYIRFDNVPKSFGKNVHAWIREIPWTGQVGDSAQPRLLAERDFKVVDGSVAVEFDRLIESSAYEIVLGPGSKSAAGKTPTLWQGSFEAEDAKYTGGGYSRNGPEGSPSDVSKFYTSGGFNVGGLRTGSDGVLDFTVDVPADGTYDLSVFANSLNTYNLVQEQGPTNVFLRVDGGAEQEVHLPLGYKWVVWDHADTTVALTKGTHTISLAAKSLDGVRVTKGDAIVDRITLALPNPAAATAVYEAELASLHRARVSDGHAELGRRGSATFWVYSKADAAAIVEAVGSRDVKLTVNGIVVGDRKATVSLSGGVNKVVVTGASPNAKIDRLTVRAGSLPSVAYEAEAATLAGTATVTAKSLAGGGAAVTGVTGASTLTFAVKADRAGTYALRIRYSNPEQAVATHYNPDPLTRHADLTINGGPVKRVLFPHSFHDNNLWELTVPVTLKRGMNSLAFSSAELPNFDGLTYASQTWPDVLLRSKYAPVIDRVTVAPYSR, encoded by the coding sequence ATGAGAGCCTGGAAAGTCCCCGTCCTCGCCGTGATACTCGCCGCGACGCCCGCGACACCCGTGCTCGCCGCGGCCGATCTGCCCGCCCCGGTGCTGGCCTACGAGTTCGACAGCGCCGGCCCGACGATCACCGACAGTTCCGGCAACGGCCTGGACGGCACGCTGGTCAACCCCGGCACCGCGGTCTTCGCCGACGGCGCCCTGACCCTGCCCGGCGGCGCGCCCACCTCGAACGGCGCCTACGTCACCATCCCCCGCAAAGCCCTCGAAGGCCGCACCGAACTGACCGTCGCCACCCGCGTGAAGTGGGACGGGACGACCGCGCCCTGGCAGTGGATCTACGCGCTCGGCAAGGACAACGGCCGCTACCTGTTCAGCACGCCCTACAACGGTGACGGGCGGCTGCGCACCGCCATCACCAAGGGCGGCGGCGGTGCCGAATCGCAGGTCACCGGCTCGGCGGCGCTGCCCGCCAACGCGTGGAAGTCGCTCACGGTCACCCTCGGCGGAGGGCGGCTCACCACGTACCTCGACGGGGTGGCGGTCGCCGCGACGACGACCACCCTGACCGCCGCCGACCTGCTGGACGCCGGGACCACGTCGGCGGGTTTCGTCGGCAAGTCGTTCTACCCGGACCCGCTCTTCGACGGCGCGATCGACTCGTTCCGCCTCTACGGCACCGCGCTGACCGCCGATCAGGTCGTCACCGAATCCGGCGTCACCCCGCCGTCCGTCACCGGCATCGCCGAGACCGCGTTCGACGTGCGCACCACGATCGGCACGGCGCCGGCCCTGCCGGCCACGGTCAACGGCACCTTCACCGATGGGTACGACCGGAGCGTCCCGATCTCCTGGGCGCCGGTCGACCCCGCCCGGTACGCCCAGCGCGGCACGTTCACCGTCGCCGGGACCGCGGCCGGCCGGGCGGTGACGGCGACCGTGACCGTGATCCGCGAGGGTGAACTGGTCATCGACCTGGCCGACTCGACCGGCCCGTTCCACGGCGGCGCCTCCGGAACCCTCTACGGTCTCTACGGCGACGGCGTGCCGACCAACAACCTGATCGAGGGCATGCGCCTGCGTACCGTCTCGACCAAGGCGCAGGACGGCCCGCAGCATCCCGGCGCCGACGCCCTCGAAGTGGTGAAACCGCTGGCCGACAGCACCGGCGGCGACACCTACATCTACATGACCGACATCCACCGCGGGTTCCCCTACCAGTGGCCGGGCAGCACGCCTGCGGAGAAACTGAGCCTCTTCAAGGAGAAGATCGCCAAGCAGGTCGACCAGGTGCTCACGCTGGCGCCCGAATATCAGGACAACGTCGTCTTCGTGCCGTTCAACGAGCCCGAGGGCAACATGTTCGGCACCGGCGAATGGAGCTACAACGGGGTCAGCTGGCTCAGCGACCCGGACGACTACTTCCAAGCCTGGGACGACGTCTACGCCCTGATCAAGGGCAGGATGCCCGCCGCGCGGATCGCCGGTCCGAACACCAGCATCCTGTTCGACCAGGTCAAGGGCTTCCTCACGCACACCGTCGCGGCCGGAACCGTGCCCGACGTGATCACCTGGCACGAGCTGAGCCACCCCGAGGCGGTCCGGGACAGCGTCGCGAAGTACCGCGAGTGGGAGAAGACGATCATCGGCCGGGAACTGCCGATCAACATCAACGAGTACGCCTTCAACTACCACACCAGCGTGCCGGGGCAGATGATCCAGTGGATCTCGGCGATCGAGGAGTCGAAGGTCGACGCCGACATCGCGTACTGGAACATCGACGGCAACCTGTCCGACTCGGCGGTGCAGGCCAACCGCGGCAACGGGCAGTGGTGGCTGTACAACGCGTACGGCGGCATGACCGGCGACACCGTGCGGGTCACCCCGCCGTACCCGGGCCGCAACTACTCGCTGCAGGGCGTGGCCAGCCTGGACAAGGCGAAGAAGCAGGCGCGGGCCATCTTCGGCGGCGCGACCAGTGCCGGGTACATCAGGTTCGACAACGTGCCGAAGAGCTTCGGGAAGAACGTGCACGCGTGGATCCGGGAGATCCCGTGGACCGGGCAGGTCGGCGACTCGGCCCAGCCCCGGCTGCTCGCCGAACGTGACTTCAAGGTCGTCGACGGTTCGGTCGCCGTGGAGTTCGACAGGCTGATCGAGTCGTCGGCGTACGAGATCGTGCTCGGTCCCGGCAGCAAGAGTGCCGCCGGGAAGACGCCGACGCTGTGGCAGGGCTCGTTCGAGGCCGAGGACGCGAAGTACACCGGTGGCGGCTACAGCCGCAACGGGCCGGAGGGCTCGCCGTCGGACGTGTCGAAGTTCTACACCTCGGGCGGCTTCAACGTCGGCGGCCTGCGCACCGGCAGTGACGGCGTCCTCGACTTCACCGTCGACGTGCCCGCCGACGGCACCTACGACCTGAGCGTCTTCGCCAACTCGCTGAACACCTACAACCTGGTGCAGGAGCAGGGGCCGACGAACGTGTTCCTGCGCGTCGACGGCGGCGCCGAGCAGGAGGTCCACCTGCCGCTCGGCTACAAGTGGGTGGTCTGGGACCACGCCGACACCACGGTCGCGCTGACCAAGGGCACGCACACGATCTCGCTCGCGGCCAAGAGCCTGGACGGTGTGCGCGTCACGAAGGGCGACGCGATCGTCGACCGGATCACCCTGGCCCTGCCGAACCCGGCCGCGGCCACCGCGGTCTACGAGGCCGAGCTCGCTTCTCTGCACCGGGCACGGGTCTCCGACGGCCACGCCGAGTTGGGCCGCCGTGGCAGCGCCACGTTCTGGGTCTACTCCAAGGCCGACGCGGCGGCGATCGTGGAGGCCGTCGGCAGCCGTGACGTCAAGCTGACGGTCAACGGGATCGTGGTCGGCGACCGCAAGGCGACGGTGTCACTGTCCGGCGGCGTCAACAAGGTCGTCGTCACCGGGGCTTCCCCGAACGCGAAGATCGACCGGCTCACGGTCCGTGCCGGGTCGCTGCCGTCGGTCGCCTACGAGGCCGAAGCCGCGACTCTCGCCGGCACCGCCACGGTCACCGCGAAATCTCTGGCCGGCGGCGGGGCGGCGGTCACCGGGGTGACCGGGGCGAGCACCCTGACCTTCGCGGTCAAGGCCGACAGGGCCGGGACGTACGCGCTACGGATCCGCTACTCGAACCCGGAGCAGGCGGTCGCCACCCACTACAACCCGGACCCGCTGACCAGGCACGCCGACCTGACGATCAACGGCGGGCCGGTCAAGCGGGTGCTGTTCCCGCACAGCTTCCACGACAACAACCTCTGGGAGCTGACCGTGCCGGTGACGCTGAAGCGCGGGATGAACTCCCTCGCTTTCTCGTCGGCGGAACTGCCGAACTTCGACGGGCTCACGTACGCCTCGCAGACCTGGCCGGACGTGCTGCTCCGCTCGAAGTACGCGCCGGTCATCGACCGGGTGACAGTCGCGCCCTACAGCAGGTGA
- a CDS encoding LacI family DNA-binding transcriptional regulator: MDRAVTISQVAALAGVSTGTASKALNGRGALRPETRLRVQQAAEQLGFVANAAARSLQTGRTYTVGMITTDSIGRFSIPLLIGAEDALGAGQMSIFLCDARDDPIREQYYLRTLLSRKVDGIIVTGRRTDARAPIGVGLPVPVVYAFISSTDPQDCSVVPDEADGARRAIRHLLAVGRRRIAHVTGPEHHHSASVRARAAEEALAGEGFRPAVPTLYGEWSEAWGRQAAGILLNTGADVDAVFCGSDQIARGLAEALSKAGKQIPRDVALVGFDNWDVMVEGCQPALTSIDMDLEGIGRSAAEMLLAAINGTPAHGRHARPGRLIPRSSTAV; encoded by the coding sequence ATGGATCGCGCGGTCACCATCAGCCAGGTGGCGGCGCTCGCGGGGGTCTCCACAGGCACGGCGTCGAAAGCGCTCAACGGCCGGGGCGCGCTGCGGCCGGAGACTCGGCTACGCGTGCAACAGGCCGCTGAGCAGCTCGGCTTCGTCGCCAACGCGGCCGCCCGGAGCCTGCAGACCGGCCGCACCTACACGGTCGGGATGATCACCACCGACAGCATCGGCCGGTTCAGCATCCCGCTGCTCATCGGCGCCGAGGACGCGCTCGGCGCCGGCCAGATGTCGATCTTCCTGTGCGACGCCCGCGATGACCCGATCCGCGAGCAGTACTACCTGCGTACGCTGCTCAGCCGCAAGGTCGACGGGATCATAGTGACCGGACGCCGCACCGACGCCCGCGCGCCGATCGGGGTCGGCCTGCCGGTCCCGGTGGTCTACGCGTTCATCAGCTCGACCGACCCGCAGGACTGTTCGGTCGTGCCGGACGAGGCCGACGGTGCCCGCCGCGCGATCCGCCACCTGCTCGCCGTCGGCCGCCGCCGGATCGCGCACGTCACCGGCCCGGAGCACCATCACTCGGCCAGCGTCCGGGCCCGGGCCGCCGAGGAGGCGCTGGCCGGCGAGGGTTTCCGGCCGGCCGTCCCGACGCTGTACGGCGAGTGGAGCGAGGCCTGGGGCCGCCAGGCCGCCGGGATCCTGCTGAACACCGGCGCCGACGTGGACGCGGTGTTCTGCGGCAGCGACCAGATCGCCCGGGGTCTCGCCGAGGCGCTCAGCAAGGCCGGCAAGCAGATCCCGCGGGACGTGGCGCTGGTCGGTTTCGACAACTGGGACGTCATGGTGGAGGGCTGCCAACCGGCCCTGACCAGCATCGACATGGATCTGGAGGGGATCGGCCGGTCGGCGGCGGAGATGTTGCTCGCGGCGATCAACGGCACTCCGGCGCACGGCCGGCACGCCCGCCCGGGCCGCCTGATCCCCCGCTCCTCGACGGCGGTCTGA
- a CDS encoding sugar ABC transporter substrate-binding protein: MTTTRGRLRAAAALAISVCLLAGCSKGSEPGDTGTGAAGGDYTIWDPYPQFDDGSDWVKLLTKCGTDAGVTVKRTGYDTTDLTNKALLAAQQGNSPDVLIVDNPVVSTLADAGVLTTTDELKVDTAAVEPNLLAAGQIGGKTYGIPIGANTLALYYNKKVLDAAKVDPAAIKDWASLTDALKKVKATGKKGITFSAIGTEEGSFQFLPWFWGSGANLTQLDSAQGVASLELWNGWLKDGLAPNSVLNNTQTTSWQEFAAGDFAFSENGTWQLANAKKTGFEYGIIPIPSQAGGTAPAPTGGEFVTAPVQTETARYAVTEKLIACLSSSDNALTTDTTLSYIAATEAVQQKQVAANPELTVWVQAVKAAKGRTSDDLGTKYPKISQPMWTAFQAALSGSASPADALKTAQTTAAAATK, translated from the coding sequence ATGACCACTACCCGGGGACGTCTGCGTGCGGCAGCGGCTCTCGCCATCTCCGTCTGCCTGCTGGCCGGCTGCTCGAAGGGCTCCGAGCCCGGCGACACCGGTACCGGCGCGGCCGGCGGCGACTACACGATCTGGGACCCGTACCCGCAGTTCGACGACGGTTCGGACTGGGTGAAGCTGCTGACCAAGTGCGGCACCGACGCCGGGGTGACGGTCAAGCGCACCGGCTACGACACCACCGACCTGACCAACAAGGCGCTGCTCGCCGCCCAGCAGGGCAACTCGCCGGACGTGCTGATCGTCGACAACCCGGTGGTCTCCACCCTGGCCGACGCCGGGGTGCTCACCACCACCGACGAGCTGAAGGTGGACACCGCCGCGGTCGAGCCGAACCTGCTGGCGGCCGGGCAGATCGGCGGCAAGACCTACGGCATCCCGATCGGCGCCAACACGCTCGCGCTCTACTACAACAAGAAGGTCCTGGACGCGGCGAAGGTCGACCCGGCGGCGATCAAGGACTGGGCGTCGCTGACCGACGCGCTGAAGAAGGTCAAGGCGACCGGCAAGAAGGGCATCACCTTCTCGGCGATCGGTACCGAGGAGGGCTCGTTCCAGTTCCTGCCGTGGTTCTGGGGCTCCGGGGCGAACCTGACCCAGCTCGACTCGGCGCAGGGCGTCGCCTCCCTCGAGCTGTGGAACGGCTGGCTCAAGGACGGACTGGCGCCGAACTCGGTGCTCAACAACACCCAGACCACCAGCTGGCAGGAGTTCGCCGCCGGTGACTTCGCGTTCAGCGAGAACGGCACCTGGCAGCTGGCGAACGCGAAGAAGACCGGCTTCGAGTACGGCATCATCCCGATCCCGTCGCAGGCCGGCGGCACCGCACCGGCCCCGACCGGCGGTGAGTTCGTGACCGCCCCGGTCCAGACCGAGACCGCCCGCTACGCCGTCACCGAGAAGCTGATCGCCTGCCTGAGCAGCAGCGACAACGCGCTCACCACGGACACCACGCTGTCCTACATCGCCGCCACCGAGGCGGTGCAGCAGAAGCAGGTCGCCGCCAACCCGGAGCTGACGGTCTGGGTGCAGGCGGTCAAGGCGGCCAAGGGCCGGACCAGTGACGACCTGGGCACCAAGTACCCGAAGATCTCGCAGCCGATGTGGACCGCGTTCCAGGCCGCGCTCAGCGGGTCGGCGTCCCCGGCCGACGCACTGAAGACGGCGCAGACCACGGCCGCCGCGGCCACCAAGTGA
- a CDS encoding carbohydrate ABC transporter permease, which yields MTSHASTLVRTRESARVRRGRGHWTAWAFLAPIVIYLLAFYAYPLYRNLDLSLRHYTVRSFVQGNAPFSGLDNYREVFADPAFGPALLHTLTFTVVSIAFQFAIGLALAVFFAQNFKLSATLRALFLVPWLLPLIVSASTWSWMLNSDSGIVNFALKSVGLDPVNWLTSPDWALTSVIIANIWIGIPFNLVVLYSGLQAIPAEVYEAASIDGATGWQRFWRITFPLLRPVSAITLLLGLVYTLKVFDLIWIMTKGGPADASITFATWSYRFSFGSLLPEFGPGAAVGNLLIVMALVFGLLYIRFQRRQA from the coding sequence GTGACGAGTCACGCGTCGACCCTCGTCCGGACCCGGGAATCCGCCCGGGTCCGGCGGGGCCGGGGGCACTGGACGGCGTGGGCGTTCCTCGCGCCGATCGTGATCTACCTGCTCGCGTTCTACGCCTACCCGCTCTACCGCAACCTGGACCTGAGCCTGCGCCACTACACGGTCCGCTCGTTCGTGCAGGGCAACGCCCCGTTCTCCGGGCTCGACAACTACCGCGAGGTGTTCGCCGATCCGGCGTTCGGGCCGGCGCTACTGCACACGTTGACGTTCACGGTCGTCAGCATCGCGTTCCAGTTCGCGATCGGGCTGGCCCTGGCCGTGTTCTTCGCGCAGAACTTCAAACTGTCCGCCACGCTGCGGGCGTTGTTCCTGGTGCCGTGGCTGCTGCCGCTGATCGTCAGCGCGTCGACGTGGTCGTGGATGCTCAACAGCGACTCCGGGATCGTCAACTTCGCCCTGAAGAGCGTCGGGCTCGACCCGGTCAACTGGCTGACCTCGCCGGACTGGGCGCTGACCAGCGTGATCATCGCGAACATCTGGATCGGCATCCCGTTCAACCTGGTCGTGCTCTACAGCGGACTGCAGGCGATCCCGGCCGAGGTGTACGAGGCCGCCTCGATCGACGGCGCCACCGGCTGGCAACGCTTCTGGCGGATCACCTTCCCGCTGCTGCGACCGGTCTCGGCGATCACGCTGCTGCTCGGACTGGTCTACACGCTCAAGGTGTTCGACCTGATCTGGATCATGACGAAGGGCGGCCCGGCGGACGCCTCGATCACCTTCGCCACCTGGTCGTACCGGTTCAGCTTCGGCAGCCTGCTGCCCGAGTTCGGCCCCGGCGCCGCGGTCGGCAACCTGCTGATCGTGATGGCGCTCGTCTTCGGCCTGCTCTACATCCGCTTCCAGAGGAGGCAGGCATGA
- a CDS encoding carbohydrate ABC transporter permease: MRYAKTALGLFFTAVMLFPVYWMINVSFTRDTDMRADPPHLFPVNGTLEGYRAVIDQQLPYLGTSLIVGLGTVILTLVLSAPAGFALAKLRPKGGGALGFVLLIAQMIPGIIMAMGFYAIYLRLGVLNTVGGLILADSTIAVPFGVLIFTAFMSGIPDELINAAMIDGATRWRTFVSVILPVSRNAIVTVSLFAFLWAWSDFVFATTLDGGGDAQPITLGIYHYIGNNNQQWNAIMATAVIASIPATLLLILAQRYVAAGVTAGAVKD, encoded by the coding sequence ATGAGGTACGCCAAGACCGCGCTCGGCCTGTTCTTCACGGCGGTCATGCTGTTCCCGGTCTACTGGATGATCAACGTGTCGTTCACCAGGGACACCGACATGCGGGCCGACCCACCGCACCTGTTCCCGGTCAACGGCACGCTGGAGGGTTACCGCGCGGTCATCGATCAGCAGCTGCCGTACCTCGGCACGTCGTTGATCGTGGGTCTCGGCACGGTGATCCTGACCCTGGTGCTCTCCGCGCCGGCCGGATTCGCCCTGGCGAAGCTGCGCCCGAAGGGCGGCGGCGCGCTCGGTTTCGTGCTGCTGATCGCCCAGATGATCCCCGGAATCATCATGGCGATGGGGTTCTACGCCATCTACCTGCGACTCGGTGTCCTCAACACGGTCGGTGGCCTGATCCTGGCCGACTCGACGATCGCGGTGCCGTTCGGTGTGCTGATCTTCACGGCGTTCATGTCCGGCATCCCCGACGAGCTGATCAACGCCGCGATGATCGACGGCGCGACCAGGTGGCGGACCTTCGTCTCGGTGATCCTGCCGGTGTCGCGCAACGCGATCGTCACGGTCAGCCTGTTCGCGTTCCTGTGGGCGTGGTCGGACTTCGTCTTCGCGACGACGCTCGACGGCGGCGGCGACGCCCAGCCGATCACCCTCGGCATCTACCACTACATCGGCAACAACAACCAGCAGTGGAACGCGATCATGGCGACCGCCGTGATCGCGTCGATTCCCGCGACGCTGCTGCTCATCCTGGCCCAGCGTTACGTGGCCGCCGGTGTGACCGCCGGCGCCGTCAAGGACTAG
- a CDS encoding glycoside hydrolase family 127 protein, with protein MSSDLHGPVAPTPQALGTLWPLPANRVRLAPDGLLGGWQARNAEATLPHCVARLDTYGNLGNLRRVTGDGEPAFKGFWFADTDVHKTLEAAFWSGAAPEFAAEAAALLEKAQDPDGYLDSYYQDPDKRDRQWNELHFSHEMYTAGHLIQAAVAAARSAPGDAVAQQVVSVARRFADLLVQRYGESPETDGHPEVETALAELYRVTGHRPYLDLAARLLDNRGHGVIGPGRFGPAYFQDHQPLREATEVTGHVVRQLYLLAGAVDVAVETRDEALLAKTEQLWDSALDSRTYLTGGQGSRHRDEAYGDAYELPPDRAYAETCAAIASFQLAWRLLLATGKVKYADEMERVLHNAIAASTAVDGTAFFYSTPLQRRTGHDSGDENAPGHRLDWYDCACCPPNLARLMASLHTYAATGDDSGLQLHLYGSGAFFSGERGVRVETRYPWDEQVTVTIADTGAEPWTLSLRVPAWCTDVRLTVDGTPAPARAQDGYLRLNRIWHTGDEVVLTLAMPARLVAGHPRVDAVRGAAALVRGPIVYCLEHADMPADGTLFEDYELDARSPAAVAFHSTGLAPVTLQVRVRARAAENTPLYRDLRWDGGSAAALTVTAIPYFLWANREPGPMRVWIPLAAQED; from the coding sequence ATGAGCTCTGATCTCCACGGCCCCGTCGCGCCCACCCCGCAGGCGCTCGGCACCCTGTGGCCGCTGCCCGCCAACCGGGTGCGGCTGGCACCGGACGGCCTGCTCGGCGGCTGGCAGGCCCGCAACGCCGAGGCCACCCTGCCGCACTGTGTCGCCCGGCTCGACACCTACGGCAACCTGGGCAATCTGCGCCGCGTCACCGGTGACGGCGAGCCCGCGTTCAAGGGTTTCTGGTTCGCCGACACCGACGTGCACAAGACGCTCGAAGCGGCGTTCTGGTCGGGTGCCGCACCGGAGTTCGCCGCCGAGGCGGCCGCCCTGCTGGAGAAGGCCCAGGACCCGGACGGCTACCTGGACTCCTACTACCAGGACCCGGACAAGCGCGACAGGCAGTGGAACGAGCTGCACTTCAGCCACGAGATGTACACCGCCGGCCATCTGATCCAGGCCGCGGTCGCGGCCGCGCGTTCCGCGCCCGGAGATGCGGTGGCCCAGCAGGTCGTCTCGGTCGCGCGCCGTTTCGCCGATCTTCTGGTGCAGCGGTACGGCGAATCGCCGGAGACCGACGGCCATCCGGAGGTGGAGACGGCGCTCGCCGAGCTGTACCGGGTCACCGGACACCGCCCGTACCTCGATCTCGCCGCCCGGCTGCTGGACAACCGTGGCCACGGGGTGATCGGCCCCGGCCGGTTCGGTCCCGCCTACTTCCAGGACCATCAGCCGCTGCGCGAGGCGACCGAGGTGACCGGCCACGTGGTGCGCCAGCTCTATCTGCTGGCCGGTGCGGTCGACGTGGCGGTGGAGACCCGCGACGAGGCGCTGCTCGCGAAGACCGAACAGCTGTGGGACTCGGCGCTGGACAGCCGTACCTACCTGACCGGCGGCCAGGGGTCACGGCACCGCGACGAGGCCTACGGCGACGCCTACGAACTGCCGCCGGACCGCGCCTACGCCGAGACGTGCGCCGCCATCGCCAGTTTCCAGCTCGCCTGGCGGCTGCTGCTGGCCACCGGCAAGGTCAAGTACGCCGACGAGATGGAACGGGTACTGCACAACGCGATCGCGGCCAGCACCGCCGTCGACGGGACGGCGTTCTTCTACTCCACCCCGCTGCAGCGGCGCACCGGCCACGACAGCGGCGACGAGAACGCGCCGGGCCACCGCCTCGACTGGTACGACTGCGCCTGCTGCCCGCCGAACCTGGCCCGGCTGATGGCGTCGCTGCACACGTACGCCGCCACCGGTGACGACAGCGGCCTCCAGCTGCACCTCTACGGTTCCGGTGCGTTCTTCTCAGGTGAGCGGGGCGTGCGGGTGGAGACCCGCTACCCGTGGGACGAGCAGGTCACCGTCACGATCGCCGACACCGGGGCCGAGCCGTGGACGCTGTCGTTGCGGGTGCCGGCCTGGTGCACCGACGTGCGGCTGACCGTCGACGGCACCCCGGCCCCGGCCCGCGCGCAGGACGGCTACCTGCGCCTGAACCGGATCTGGCACACCGGCGACGAGGTCGTGCTCACCCTCGCCATGCCGGCCCGCCTGGTCGCCGGACATCCGCGGGTGGACGCCGTCCGCGGGGCCGCCGCCCTGGTCCGCGGCCCGATCGTGTACTGCCTGGAACACGCCGACATGCCCGCCGACGGCACCCTCTTCGAGGACTACGAGCTCGACGCCCGGTCCCCGGCGGCGGTCGCCTTCCACAGCACCGGGCTCGCCCCGGTCACCCTCCAGGTCCGGGTCCGCGCCCGGGCCGCGGAGAACACCCCGCTCTACCGTGACCTGCGGTGGGACGGCGGCTCGGCGGCGGCCCTGACGGTCACCGCCATCCCCTACTTCCTGTGGGCCAACCGGGAACCCGGGCCCATGCGGGTCTGGATCCCGCTCGCCGCACAGGAGGACTAA